The Sphingomonas sp. KR3-1 genome contains a region encoding:
- a CDS encoding tRNA-binding protein — protein sequence MHVTHDPAAPAAETIEFDQFLAVDIRIGTIVVAEPFPEARKPAFKLLIDFGPAIGRKRSSAQITEHYALEQLPGLQVVAVVNFPPRQIGKFMSEVLTLGFPDAEGKVVLFHPSQSVPNGGRLF from the coding sequence ATGCACGTCACCCATGATCCCGCCGCGCCGGCCGCCGAGACGATCGAGTTCGACCAGTTCCTCGCCGTCGATATCCGCATCGGCACGATCGTTGTGGCAGAGCCTTTTCCCGAGGCGCGCAAGCCGGCGTTCAAGCTGCTGATCGATTTCGGTCCGGCGATCGGCCGCAAGCGCTCCTCGGCGCAGATCACCGAACATTATGCGCTCGAGCAGCTGCCCGGGCTCCAGGTCGTCGCGGTGGTCAATTTTCCACCCCGCCAGATCGGCAAGTTCATGTCCGAAGTGCTGACGCTCGGCTTCCCCGATGCGGAAGGGAAGGTCGTGCTGTTCCACCCGTCGCAGTCCGTCCCGAACGGCGGCCGGCTGTTCTGA